The following nucleotide sequence is from Harmonia axyridis chromosome 5, icHarAxyr1.1, whole genome shotgun sequence.
TGATAGATTTAATTCCTTTCGTTGGTTCGTCGAAACTGATTTCAACCAAATGAGTCCAGCAGTTCGTTAGTTCAATCCCtccaatgaaaatgaaaggcttggtttgatgaaaaataattatttattttgagagAAGCCGGGAACCCGTCTAACGTGTGCCGGGTAATCAACTAGTTGATAAATTTCGTCTGAAGACCTGGCTTTCCTTGTCATAATTCCCCCTAATCCTCCGCAGACAAAAAGGGGGTGTGAGTGCCCGGTCCGAACCCCAATCTTTGATATAAAATATGTGTTTCATGGAGATGAGCGTGTGAAATCTTCGAATTAATGAACATCATATCTGCATCACATTAGCCATATCACAAGTTTCGGTGGTTGTTTAGCATGTAGATCTTTCCTGCCTGTGTGGAGGGtggtaaaaaaaaagaaatttcgtcAGGAACACATCAagttttttatcaaaaatgaatactaataAAATTTATAAACAGACGAAGATCATTTTAAGAACATCAACAAACTTTTTTCCCTTAAGAACACATTTGCTGAATTTGTTatcataataaacaaaaaaagaaaataaatataatatgccCTCAAATTAATGActcgaaaacaatttttgtgaaggtgaaaaatatcatttaCTCGTAATATTGTTTTCCTTCccgtttttcattttcaagaatatcctatatatatatatatatatatatatatatatatataattcgtaagcaaattattgatcgcaatatatctaatagataagaatgttaggatgatataaaagtgtatcactgaatttcctagatcgaaacatcctaacattcttatctattatatatatatatatatatatatatatatatatatatatatatatatttttttttatttttttttaattcacactaGCGTGGTAATTCAATTGTGATTATTCGGGCCGGAAGGCCAAGAATAATTTCTGTTGTCAATGGGGAAATATTATCTGTCGTATGATACCAACTGTCCCCAAGATCACCGCCTTCTGCATCCAAAGAGTAGTGTTGTGAGGCAGCTTCAATTCCTGGAGATGCTCTGTAGTTTTTCGATGAACCAATCCATTGCAGCTCATAATCAGAGGTTTTATCTCTACTTTTTCCAGTTGCCACATACTTTTCATTTGTCGTGACAGTGCCTGGtatttggtaattttttctCCATAGGTCTTAGTGAGATTTTGATCAAGTGGCACTGCAAAGTCTATGATATAGGCTATTTTGTTCTTCTTGAGCCATACCACCATATCCGGTCTGTTGTGCTCCACAGCTTGATCCGTGATAATGGTCAAGTCCCAGTAAATTTTTACGGTTTCGTTCTCAAGAACCGTTTGTGGAGCGTATATAGGGTGTGGTACAAAGTGCAGTAATAGGCCCTCCCTCGAGCACAGCAACTGATGCACGACCTTCCCCATGTTGTTGTGGCGGGCGAGGTATTTGGTGCCTGCTATCGTTGTGCAACCCGAGGACAAGTGTTGCACCGTTTCCTCGGCCTTGTCACATAGTCTGCATTTCGTTGAGAGAACTGGCTGCTTCATTATATGCTTGGTATAAACACGTGTAGGCACGACCTGATCCTAAATCGCCAGCATTGTTCCCTCTGTTTGGGGGAAGAGGTAGCCCTGAGTCAGGTAGGTGTTGGAGTTCGACATGTCAACATCAGTCTGGTGTAGGCTCGCGTAGAATCTTCCGTGCAGCGGTTTTGCCTCCCAGATATGTTTTCGTCTATCAGATGGCTCCTCTGCTACAGGTTCCTGCGTGTACACTTCCTCCTGGAGCGCAGATGGGTAAAGTTGTGCTGATACCCATTGTTGGACTGGTAGGTTTCTTATCCTGAAGTAATCTCTtatcttcttttcttctttcaggTAGATGTCTTCCAAGCTGCTCAGGCCTCGACCACCTTCCTTACGTGGCAAGTATAATCTTTCGATTGCCGAGTTTGGATGAAGCATGCCGTTCTTCGTGAGGGTAGTTCTGATTTTCCTGTCTAGTCTTTCTAGGTCTGTTCTAGACCAGGTAATCACCCCTGCTGTGTAAGCAAATACCGGCATTGCCCAGATGTTCATGGCCtccattttgttttttgatgaCAACTGCGTTTTCATTATTCGGCGTACTCTGCCCATGACCTCATTCTCAATCTCCCTCTTGTTTTCTGGCTGTTTTATTTCGAAAGTTTCCTGGATACCCAAGTATTTGTATCTCTCTGTTTCTCCAAGTGTGTTTATTGTCGTTCCGTCCAGCATGGTTAGCTTTTTCCCTTCCTCCAATTTACCGCGCCTAACGTTGACCACACCACACTTCTCAAGCCTGAATCTCATTCCTATGTCCTCGCTAAACATCCTGACCAACTCTATCTTATTTCTGAGGTCCTGTAGGAGGTTGATTTGTCTCTCCATGTTAGCGAAGTGCGCCATGTTGACATCAGGCACTTCAGCAGTTGTATTACCTCAGGATGGACCTCATAGATTTTGAGTATTTCGAGCAGCCATGAGTGTGGAACCGAATCGAACGCTTTTTGGTAGTCGATCCACGCTACTGAGATGTTCTTCAGCCTTTTCTTCGCCTGCTTAGTGACAGTATTATCGATTACTAGTAGTTCTTTGCTTCCTCGAGCCTTACTTTTACATCCATTTTGTTCCCAGGACATTATGTTGTTAGTTTTAATGTGGGTGTTAATCTTGTGGCCAATGGTCGATGTGAGTATCTTGTAAATCGCAGGTAGACAGGTAATGGGTCTGTAGTTTTTCGGATTCGTTAGATCTCCTTTCTTGGGTATCATGAGTGTCGTGCCAAGTGTAAAATAAAAAGGAATTGTCGTTGGGTCTTTTATTGCTCCTTTGATAAGCCGAGCCAGCACTTTATGGGTCGCTGTTAGTGACTTCCACCAGAAATTGTGGATTCCATCCACACCAGCTGCTGACCAGTTCTTGAGTCTCCTGACTGTTGCCTTCACGTCTTCTTCAGTTATAGTAATCTCAGTCATTTCTGTAAGGTCAAGATGTACACTTTTTTCCGCCTCTATCCATGTAGCCTCGGTGTTGTGGCTCCCTTCCTGTGTCCAGGTGTCCGACCAGTATTGCTGCATCTTGTGCGTGTCAGGCGAAGCAGCTTGTTGGTTACCATGTCCGCCCGAAAGTCGCCTGAAAAATCCTCGCTGGTTATTTTTGAAGAGGTTGTTTTCTTGATACCTTTGAGTTCTCAGGTGTTGATGGTATTCTCTGTCTTTTTTAATCTTTAACTTTCGGGCGTATGCCCACACTTTCTTCTCGACTTTTTTACCCAACTTTCGGTTAACCAGATAGGTGTGAAGGACGCCTATTTCTTTTCGAAGAGTTGTTATTCTTCTTTCTATTTGTGCCCTCCATGGTGGTGTCCTCTGTTGACGATTTTCTTGATTTGGTGTTCGTGATGATGTGCCCTGAATGATGTTGGTTATATTAGCAGCGCAGTATACTTTGTGGCAGAGTTCTTCGAAGGTGGTCATATCGGTCAGTGTTGTCTCGAGAGCATCGTTTATTGTTGTGATAGCGATTTTGGTCTCTTAATTTTGttgtaatttcttcattttcggCCTATTTCCTAACTCAATGCCTTCCCACTTTGTGCCTTCTTCATCCTAGAGCTGCAAGATTTCAAGGATTGGCGGTTCCGGAACTGTCTCCTGTGGCATCGATGACGCAGTGTCCTCAACGTCAGGTGATGTGAACTGCAGTTGTGTGCTTCTCCTGTGAATGCTCCTCCGGATATCATCCAGTTTCTTCTTTGGTGATTTCTTGATTGCGACAGCCTTCATCGCTTCCAGCTCGTCTGGGGCCAGCAGTTGTCGATTCTTGATGTTCTTTATTTGCGCGATAAGGTGTTTTCCGGTTAACAATTTGTCTGGATAGTTCTCCAGCCATTTCTCTATCAGCTTGTCGGCATACTTCTTTGTCTTTGTCTCTCCCTCAGTAACGTTATAATATGCATTGATAAGACACAAGTTCATCTCTCTTGTCCAATGCAGCCGTCTTCGAGTTTGGGTTTGAGCGGGAGCATCGATTCTCGATGCGTCCAAGCTGTTGCCCCGAGTGTTCCTTATCGAATTGCCCGGCCTTGTGGTTCCAGTTCGCAGGGGGGTGCCACTTGCCCCTGCTAGAGACTGTGACGGTCTTCCACCTGGCGTAGTCCCTCCACCGGTGGCGGTTTCCGAGGCTTTGTCTTCTTTGTCGAAAGCACAAGATACACAGTAAAGGGCTGCTGACCCTATTACTGGGTGACTCGGGTATGCGGGGTCGTCACTTCCCGAAGGCTCTAGAATTCTAGAACCCCcctgcatatatatatatatatatatatatatatatatatatatatatatatatatatatatatatttttttttaattcacacaGTTGTGGAGTGATCCAGAGCTACCCGGGCGAGGACGCCAAGAGCAACTCAGTCCGTTAATGAGGATAAAGCACCTTTCGCACGATGTTGTCTGTGCCCAATATCACAGCCTTTTGCATCCACATCAGAGTATTTTGTGGTAAGTTTAGTTCCTTCAGATGTTCGGTTGTTTTACGATGGACGAGTCCATTCGCGCTGATGATGATAGGttttatatttactttcttTAGCTGCCACATATCCCTCATTTCTCTTGCTAGGGCCTcatattttgagattttttcgGTGTAGCTTTTAGAGAGGTTGTAATCTTGAGGCACAGCGAAGTCTATTATGAGGGCGGTTTTTGCTATCTTATCCCACACTACCACGTCCGGTCGGTTATGTTCGACACCTCTATCTGTGATGACGGTCAGGTCCCAATATATTTTTGTTGCTTCATTCTCCATAAGCGTCTGCGGGTTGTATACGTGGTGCGGCGTGAAGCACTGTAAGAGTTGCTTTTGGAGACATAACATCTGATGCACAACTTTCCCCATGTTATTATGTCTTGCCAGATATTTGGTGCCAACAATCGCTGAACATCCAGACGAGAGATGTTGCACCGTCTCCTCCGCGCCATTACATAATCTACATTTGGTGTTGTCTACAGCTTGTTTCATTATGTGTTTGGCATATGTCCTGGTCGGAACAACCTGGTCCTGAATGGCGAATAAAGTACCTTCCGTCTGAGGAAACAGGTAGCCCTGGGTCAGGTAAGTATTGGTGCTATGCATATCTACTTCCGATTGATGCAAACTGGCATAAAACCTTCCATGTATAGATTTGGCTTTCCATGCTTGCCTGAGTGTTTCAAAGTTGTTTTCGTTTTCAGGTACTTCCTCGTTAGATGTTTCGGAGACAAAGACGCGGCCACATGAAGCTACCCACTGATGAACAGGTAAGTTACTTTTTCGGAAGTAGTCGTTAATTTTCTCTGCCTCTTTCAGGGCCGCTCTTCCTATCTTCGTCATTCCTCGACCACCCTCTTTTCGGGGTAAGTATAATCGTTCCACTGCCGAGTTTGGATGCAAGTCAATTTTACAGGTTAAAACTCATAGAACAggggaacacagagaaaacaacaattcacaaagtgacataaagtcatgtttatctagatggcctacgatctaaggataacaaataactatatacaacacttaaattcttcaagtcagtcttcttatttatattattttcattttcatttataaaacacatttcaaggaaacttcttttattatagttagaattggtacataatatttcaacttcatcAAACTTAAAATGGTGGTCTAGAGAGGATGAATGGCTAGCTAATGCACATCTATCAGGTCGTAATCTGGCGTCACTCTTATGTATTGAGATACGTCTTTTTAAACATTGTGATGTCTGTCCAACATACACAGACTCACAGTTCTCACATGGAATGCGATAAACCACGTCAGATCTAGACATGGTGTGGATCCTATCTTTAGTTTGGCTGAAAAGAACGCCTACTACTAAAGGATTGTACTTCGCAATTTTTATGTTCTCaatttcttttagaattttGGTCAATTTACCTGTTAATGGTGGAATGAGGGGCAGGCTTACATATTTGTCATGTGTGGCAGGTTCGACTAATGTCGATGTTCTTATTTGTGGGACCTCTTCGATTTGGTCAGAAGTTAGAGAATGCGGACATCTGTTCAAAAACATCCTAGGGTAACCATTGTTCTCAAAGATCTTAAGCAACTTTTCTTCACTGTTATGAAGAAAGTCTGGATGGCAGATTTTCTTAATTCTACGAAACATacctttaattaagttagttttCATAGCCCAAGAATGGTTGGAACTATAAtgtatagaatagaatagaatagaatagaaatttattaattgtaaAAATGCTACAAATATAACAAGTTGATATATACTACAGCAAAGTACAACAAGTCAAGAAGAAAGCATGAGTCTCACAGCTCCGGTTGATAATTTCTACACCATGTATAAAATTCAGTCAAATTATAGGGTTCGCTGTTTATAATGaatcttttcaatattctcttgaAACGTTCAAGTTTTCTGGATTTCAGCATATCTGAAGGAAGTGAGTTCAATAGCTTGATACACATGAAATGCGCACCCTTTTGTGATAATGTAAGGGAGTGAAGCGGATAATGATAAGGGTAGAGTCGTCGggtgttattttgatttttaaactCCTCAAAGAATTTGGGATGATCCAGAATGAAACATATGCACTTGTACACATACATTCCAGGCAATGTCATTAGCCCTGCCTCCTTAAAGTGCCCTCTGCAGGATTCTCGAAAACCAAGCCCCAGCAGTACCCGTAGTGCTTGCTTTTGAGCAATGAATATTCTATCGATCAGTGATGAGCCTCcccagaaaattattccatacgTGAGAAGCGATTCGATTTGGGAGCAGTATATTATTCTCAGGATGTTggcatcaatttgaaatttcagaaccCTCAAGCTGTAAATAGAGGAGTTCAACTTCTTAATTAAAATGCGACTGTGTTCTTTCCATTTGAGGTTCTCATCAAGATGTATACCCAGAAATCTTGTGGTATTCTCCAACATTACAGTCTGCCCTCTGCACTCAAAGCTGTTTGGGAAAAGTAAATTATTTCTATCTGTACGGAAGGCTACACACTCCGTCTTAGTCATGTTCAGCTGCAAACTATTCTGTTCACACCACTTCTTCGTCTGAGTTAAAGCGTTCTGTGCTCCATAAATGAGGTTACTGATTTTATGTGATCTAATCATTATGTTTGTGTCGTCAGCATACAATACTGATTCCCAAGAGTGCTCCCTGAGGACCTCTGGCAAGTCATTTATGTAAAGGACGAAAAGAAGCGGTCCAAGAATACTTCCCTGAGGTACGCCTCTCGTTATCTTCTTCACAGTGGAGTTGTATTCCCTACCATCCATACATATAGCAACCTGTTGCGTTCTATTCTGCAAATAGTTTAGGATGAGATGAAGTTGTTTGTCTCTGATGCCATATCTTTCGAGTTTGTGTATAAGTATGGAATGATCAACATTATCAAAGGCTTTAGATAAGTCGAGAAACAAACAAAGAGGTACTTCACCAGCTTCTATTGAATTTATGATGGAggtaataaattgaaaaattgcagtttcagTGCTTCTACCAGAAAGGAAACCATGTTGTGACCTGTCGAACGCATGGAACTTTCCGAAAAACTTGATCAAACGTTGCGCCAATATTTTCTCAAAGATCTTGGAGAAAGAATTTAGAATACTGATCGGGCGGTAGTTACCAAGGTGCTCAGCGTCCCCCTTTTTTAATAGTGGTTTGATAATTGCCATTTTCAATCTATCAGGGAAAACCCCCTCTATGAAAGATTTGTTGATAATTCGGCTAAGAGGCTCAGCTATTATGTGAGCAGAGTCCTTTATAATTCTCATAGGAATTCCATCATAGCCAGTTGAATTCTTATTTTTTAGGCTTTTTATGCATGAGAGTACCTCTCCTTCAGTTACAGGAAATACATAGAAAGAATTTTCAATCTTCTTAATTCCAGAAAAAGAATTCTCTTGAACTAAATTGATGTACCCAGCTTCATTGCTTTGGAAaaggatattgaatttttcagcaATTTCCTGTAGATTACCATCGGGTAAGATACTTGTTTTGGGCCTTTTTTTACTTGGTTTCAAGTCATTTATGATTTGCCAGGTGGTCTTAGGTCTATTTGCAGAATTTTCTATCAAGTTACCATAATAGTTCCGCTTATCCCTGCAAATGGCTATGTCGTAGTCTCGCTTTGCTCTTTTATACATTTCAACGAAGTCTGTGTTGATGCAAGATATCACAAAAAGGCTGTCAAGATGTTGCTTTAGTTTGAATAACTCTGGGGATTCTTTGTATCGTTTAGAATTGATTGGAACTTTTTTTGTTAGCAATGGAAAATGGTCATTGAAAGTAGTTATGAAGAAATCGGAAAACTCATTCCATGTTTCATTTACACCCTGGGCTTCAACATTTCCAATGGGGCCGCAAGTCTTGCCCTTCAAAGATTCCAGAAAAGCATTTAAAGCCTCTGCATTATAGTTTCTATAGCTCACTGTCTTATGTGACTGTTTTTTGACAACTTCAATGTTGCTCCTAAAAAGCTGTGCAGAATGATCAGATAAGTGCGCTTCAATGACAGTGGTCTTACCTTGACCAATATTTGTGAATACGTTATCCAGGCATCTACCACTACTAATCCTTGTTGGCTCCCAAACAGTAATCTCCACATCGAAGGTCTCCAGGAGAGAAACAAGGTCATGTGCAACCTCCAATTCCCTGTCCAACAAATCTATGTTGAAATCGCCTGTGATAACATATGTTGCATTCTCACTATTTAGTATTTCTAGAATTAaagttaatttttcaaaaaacgtttcaaaATCATGAGATGAAGAAGGCCTATAAATGCAcactacaacaatttttttactaCCATAAACAGAAACATTACATGCTGAACATTCGATTATAGTGGACACACTGAGGTTTTTGAGATCTAGCCTCTCTTTGATTTCCATATGATTCAGACAGTACACAGCACAGCCACCATGCTTTCCCCTACTTCTGCAGAAGGCACTAACAAGCTTGTAATCAGCAAAGGTATGCTGCTCGAGTTCATCAGGATCTTTCCAGTGTTCTGTCAATGCAAAACAATCAGGTTTCTCTTGTtgtaacaaattttcaaatttccctTGCTTCGCCCCACCAACAGATCTGACATTTTGATGGAGGACTGAAAATCCTGAGAAACTTTGACATGTTTGGAACGTTATTTTACTGTTGCTTCTCCTCTCATCACGGAAAAATTTTGTTCTCTATACTTATTGAAGTTGAATCTCTTAATACCGACTCCATTTGGCCAGAACTCTGACTTATACATCTCTTCTTTATGGACTAACGGTGCTGTCACTACAAATCTTTTTAAACCCTCTGGATTCCCAGGTATCTCCCTCACTTCTATTTGGTTGCCCTCAAAACCAGGTTTACTTGCAATGTACTTATGTATATCCTGTATTGTGACATGTTTCATTATGCGATTTATAAAAATCCAAACTTTCTTCTCCATTCCTTGAAAACCAGATCCACTAGGTTCAGCGGTTGGTGCTGTACCAATCTGCGTAGTTCTTCGTTTCTTTTGAGGATTTGTGCTATTGCTTGACTTATTATGATTATTCTCACTGACAAGATGTGTCCTAGCCTTATAAGAAACATTCTTCCATTCGGAATATTTATCAAGGTTTATAATTTCTTGCATTTTTTCTCGTTGTGCCGTTTCTAACGGATGAACGTTTGAATTTGAGTTTGTTTCATCCTTCAGAAGGTCAGCCATAGTGCTTTGTTTTTGTttcgctgttttttttttgactacCTGAGTCCAGGATAATTTTTCTGGTTCTTTAATTCGATCAATTGGTTTTTCAGTATGCAAATTCTTAGTTTGATCCAATTTCATACCCTgatcatttttatgcaataaCACTGGGTTTGATAAATTGGATATCTTCCTTTTACTGTTTCTGTTTGGAGGATTTCCTGTTGCGGAGCTGCTTGAAGGAATATTCTCAGTTAGCATCATATTTCTGAGATCATCAGTTACAGATGCCGGTGAACAATCTGTAAAATTGTCGATTTTAATGACTGGTATAACAACCTTATGATGGGAATTGTTATCAACAGATTCATGATGTTTATTCGCGTTTTTCTGCGGTACATTTGTTTTCCGTTCGATATCCTGTATTCGTTGAAGGAGTAAGGcattattcaattttagaatttcatttttttcattcgccgATTCTAACAGTTGAGtgagaaattgatttttagtCTCCAATAATTTAATCTCGAGTAATCCCAGAGTACTCACTGTTTCTTCCTCTGATTTTCGAAGCAATATCCCGGTAGTTTCTTCGGAGTTGCAGCAGTTTATATGAAACCcatcaataaattttatgtattCCATCTTTTTAGCACAGGATTTAtgcataattttttcacagaatgCACAAATGACTACACCGCACTTTCTTGAGCAGCATGAAAagcctttttcatttttatattcgatattaaCATCGATattactttgtttttgagagctCGTCTCAGATACGTCATCACTTTCGTCGCCCATATTGAAGATCGATATAACGACCTGAAGAGGTCGGTTTTTGGTACCAATCCAATTTTACAATGTTACCTGCACATCTGATAGCTTTGGTGTCaaggaatgggacaccatttTCAGTTTCTTCTTCTGCAGTAAACTTAATGTGTGGGTCGTAGTTATTGAAAACTGCCAAAGTCGTAGCAGTCCTGTCTTCGGGAATAGCAAGGAGAAGGTCATCAACATATTGATAGGTAATCGGCACCTGGAAGGGCAGTAGAGGAATGCAATATTTCAAAAGCACTGACATGACTATATTAGCCAAAATGGGACTGATTTTACTCCCCATTGCACAGCCAAAGATTTGTGAAATGAAGGAACCCTTGAAAACAAAATAGCTGGACTCAAACAAAAACTTTATGATTAATAGAAAAAGTGATATATCTATGGTTGTGACCTGACTTACTCTGGACCATTCTTGCTGGATAATTTGTATAACTAGCTCTagtgaaatattcgtgaataaacTGACAGCATCTAAGGAAATGAGTTTATACCCTTGGGGTAATATAAAGTTAttaattttcgaagaaaattg
It contains:
- the LOC123680845 gene encoding uncharacterized protein LOC123680845; translated protein: MTTFEELCHKVYCAANITNIIQGTSSRTPNQENRQQRTPPWRAQIERRITTLRKEIGVLHTYLVNRKLGKKVEKKVWAYARKLKIKKDREYHQHLRTQRYQENNLFKNNQRGFFRRLSGGHGNQQAASPDTHKMQQYWSDTWTQEGSHNTEATWIEAEKSVHLDLTEMTEITITEEDVKATVRRLKNWSAAGVDGIHNFWWKSLTATHKVLARLIKGAIKDPTTIPFYFTLGTTLMIPKKGDLTNPKNYRPITCLPAIYKILTSTIGHKINTHIKTNNIMSWEQNGCKSKARGSKELLVIDNTVTKQAKKRLKNISVAWIDYQKAFDSVPHSWLLEILKIYEVHPEVIQLLKCLMSTWRTSLTWRDKSTSYRTSEIR